The Limanda limanda chromosome 13, fLimLim1.1, whole genome shotgun sequence region AAGTAGCAGGATCTCTGTGACACCTGTATGGGCAATATTTGGCCAAGTTTAACAGCTCTGTGGTTGGGAGCATTGTTATTGCTTGTTTGCTGTACTGGTGAGTAATTATAGATTAAACAACCAAGTGTAATAAAAGAATGAAAGGTAATGTGTAACTTTAAGTGTGCTGATGCCATAAAGAAGAAACTGGATTAAATTAGTTAATGTTAAACTACAAGATAAAGTTAAACACATGCAGTTTGCAATAAATACCACGGATTCAATGGGGTTTGTGCATATATAGATCAGTAATAtgttacaatatattttttgtatttatagacCTCACAACGTCCTGAGTCTGGAGGGCTGTTTTTCTCTCTAAGTAAAAGAAGAtatcagtttatttttatataccCACAGCCTCTTGGattgtttaattattatttttcagtttcttaACATTGTTAAGTAATGTGGGTACCTTGAAATACGCTGTTTACATGcattattataactatgataAGTTATTATAACTAATCTAAGTTATTATTTAAGTATCCTTTATCCTGGGATTGAGTTTTAAATAAGAAAGGAACCCTGATCCTCTTAAGAAAGACAACATTATGTAACCTTCACACATTGTGTCCATGTGTAAATGACTGATCCTTCACTTATTGTTGCTTTGATGCACCACTGTCACATCAGCCGCCTTACTCTTATTTTCTGTCAGTCAAGGCGAAGAAGATGCTGTCTAAAGATGGCTTCCTCATGTACATGCATCACCCAGAGGCCATGATCCTGAACTCAGATCACAGTGAGTTGTACCAGGACATGAACCAGCCCCTGAATCACtacttcatctcctcctcacacaacACCTACCTCATGGAGGATCAGCTCAAAGGGCCCAGCAGCACAGAGGCTTATGTCAGGTGAGAGCCCACCCCCGACCACCTGAATCAGTAGACAAAAACAAAGCACTTcatcaaaaaactaaaaatatagGGAAATTACAGAAACCATTAGTGGGAACAAAGTGGCTTGTCAGAAAGGTTTAATACTATTGGTCCAGGTTTAAGATTATATTAGCACTTTCACCctatttccatccatccatccatccatcatctataccacTTAATCGTTTGAGAGTCGTATGGGGCTGCAGCCAATTCCAGCTGAAATTGGGCAGGAGGcagggtacaccctggacaggtctaCAGTGGATCGCAGAGTCAACGTTTACAAACAACCATTGACTCtgacattcacacctatggtcaATGAACCAAatccaatctgcatgtctctggAGGAAGGTGGAGTAGCCGGAGAAACCCCAAGATGACACAAGGAAAACATGCAAACGAAGCAGGAACCTTCTTGTTTTGAGGCCACAGGGCCAATCACTGCAATACCGTGCCTGCCTTTTTACACAAAAATGATATATGTTATATCTGGTCTTGTATCTGTTAATTTAATGTTCTCTCCTGTGATCTGCTCCACTGAGACAAGTTCATATTTTAACCATCTGCCTGCAGGGTTACACTGACACTCACGTCAGGCCTCTCTGGGGCTATTTGtcatatttgtatgtttgtaatATTGTGGTATTTCTATTTACAATATATCATATTCACTAATACTGGTTGTGACTCTCTCAGGGCTCTTCTGAAGGGCTGTCGCTGCGTGGAGCTGGACTGCTGGGATGGATCTGACGATGAGCCAGTGATCTACCACGGCTACACACTCACCTCTAAGATCCTCTTCAAAGACACAATCAAAACCATCAAGGACTATGCATTCAaggtgtgtgtgatagtgtagCATCCTGTATAGTATTGTGTAGTTTCCAGTGAGTGAATtctgtttgtctccttgtcATGTGTCAACCTCAGACGTCAGATTACCCTGTGATCCTCTCGTTGGAGAACCACTGCAGCCTGGAGCAGCAGAAAGTCATGGCCCACCACATGAGCTCCATCCTGGGCAGTGCACTTGTTACCACTCCGCTGGGGCACGGCATGCCCACAGATTTCCCTTCTCCTGAGGTTGTTATTCAGTCGTATCTATCTGTAGATTTTATTCTAGTCCTTTAGCTAAAGATGGTTGTAATGACATCAGTCACTCACACTCTTTGATATGCTTGTGTATTGACATCTAggaattaaagggaaagttCCTAATCAAAGGGAAGAGGTTAAACAAACTGGAGGCCATCTTTGCCtctgaaacagcagcagatgatgaAGACGACGATGTGacggaagaagaagaatcagatgatgaggatgagcagaaggaagaaGAGCCAAGCAAGGTGGGAGTTCCATCAAGGGAGAAAAAATGGATCAATTGCAGATAATTGAGTTTTACTTACCCTTTATCTTCTTTTTAACGtgtagaagaaaaagaagctgaaATTAGCAAAAGAGCTGTCTGACATGGTGATCTACTGTAAGAGCGTCCACTTCAACGGCTTCGAGGACGCCGTTCAAAACCTGAGCTTTTACGAGATGTCGTCCTTCAAGGAGGGAATTGCCATGAAGCTGGCAGAGGAGTCGGGTGAGGAATACCTCGGGTGTAACTCACCTCTGTGTTTTAAGcctctttcagacatgcactgaacactCATTTTCTCCGGTTTCTCTTGCTATCCTCCTaataaaaactctggataatatGAGAATTAGCCCATGGGAGAACACAACAGGAGCTTCCCTAGAGGATTCACCCTAAGGGAGTGGGCGTGTGTATGGGGATTCTAACATGGGACATAAGCAATATAAGAAAACTAAAACGagtacaaatatctcaggatgaaaaaacaGTGCCACACACATAGAGGACACTGACAAAATTGTAGACAAAAACAGCAGAATGAATCAGTTTTATTCCGTCTCTGCCTACCGCACCAACACTTACCTGAACactccagagatttctgtgttgttgtgaacatgtttgAAAATCTCCTGCTAAATTGTTCATACGTGAAAGGTAAACTCTGCAGGAAGTCCAGACAGACAGATTGTATTGAGATTCAAcaagagttcatgtctgaaaacagctttcgTGTTTTGATCTATATAACTTTCaaatttgtttctttaatttgcTTTCTGAAAGAAGACTTTGTGAAATCAGGTCTaatgtttttgtcagttttgtAACATCCTGTTTCCCTTCATATCCTGTTCCCTCTAAACTTGCTTAATGGACACTGATAACCAGCTGTTCCAGTTACGATGGCACTGCCGTCAGAATCAAGTGCACATATGTTCTGTATCTGCTGGTACTAAATGATACCATTTAATTTCAGATCAGTAATTGACAGTAGGTTCCgttgttgatgttttgttaACAGCAAATGCCTACATCCTTCATAATGAGAACAAGCTGAGCCGGATCTACCCAGCAGGCTCCAGGACCAACTCATCCAACTACAACCCTGTGCCCCTGTGGAACGCCGGCTGTCAAATTGGTACAATCCTCAGACTATCCCATAGTAGAGTCGGCTCTGATAGTATGGCAGCCATCAAGGGGAAATCTTGATCTAATGAGTCTTATACATCCCTCACTCAGTTAAATCATTTCTGTTCAGTGGCTCTGAACTTCCAGACGACGTGCCCGGACATGGATTTGAACCAGGGCAGATTCCTGGTGAACGGTAAAAGTGGCTACATCCTGAAACCAGCCTACATGAGGGACGAAGCCACAGGGTTTGACCCCAACACTTTGACCCGAGGAGCCTGGCTCAAGCACAAGACGCTCCATGTCATGGTGACGATtgtctacacaaacacagacactggcATTAATCCAAAGCAATTGCTGTAGAGTCCGGTTCTTCATGAAATTAGTCCATTATGTGacggatgtttgttttttctaatcAGACATGATGTGCCTACCATCTGCCACCAGGTTATATCAGCGCAGCAGCTCCCCaaactgaaaaagaagaaatcctCAATTGTGGACCCGCTGGTTAAAGTGGAGGTTCACGGAGTGCCGGAAGATGTTGCTGTGAAAGAAACCAACCCTGTTGAAAACAATGGTACCTTTCcttttatgtacagtacattgACATTGAGTGTTCTTTACATCTTGATGTAGTTAAGCATTTCAAGGatctttacatttatttctgtatttttaaagcAAACTACAAACTGAACTGAACGCAGCCAAtgcaatgtatttatttttatcccaATATAGCGTCAGTATTTTGGCTTACTTCCGGATTATCTAGAGGTCTGGTAGAAACTGTCTCTTCCAGCACTAAACAACACACGCAGCACTTTTACTCTCTAGTAAAACCTCTTGTCACTCGGAAAAACACCTGCTCAGCTCACTCTCGGGCAGCTGCCAAAATGCATTCTAGGAAATGTGGCAATTCTTTTCAAGTTCAGCAAAACAGGTCGAAAGCAAACAAAATAATTATTGGAATGTGACATACATGAGAAAGAACAACCATGAAACATCACT contains the following coding sequences:
- the LOC133018099 gene encoding 1-phosphatidylinositol 4,5-bisphosphate phosphodiesterase delta-1-like isoform X3 — protein: MSCLQRQAELSSSEELMRCAKSQRAMQVNSKLLGMEGDPDLQFLLQGGDLLKVRSSSWRKTRYYRLQEDCKTMWHESKKTFNAKQTFSLYDISAVRMGRQSEGLRKNTEEMVEGRCFSIMFKNRRKNLDLMASSEEEAKQWVSSLEKLILNLNNLSSQEKSEHWIYSCLRKADKDKDDKLSQSEMKNFLRLVNIEVDDDYAEILFQQCDKSKSGYLSGAEIQHFYDLLTHREEIDVIYEQYAKTTGFMSPENLVEFLMKEQRSKASLALAHTIIEKHEPDEHVKAKKMLSKDGFLMYMHHPEAMILNSDHSELYQDMNQPLNHYFISSSHNTYLMEDQLKGPSSTEAYVRALLKGCRCVELDCWDGSDDEPVIYHGYTLTSKILFKDTIKTIKDYAFKTSDYPVILSLENHCSLEQQKVMAHHMSSILGSALVTTPLGHGMPTDFPSPEELKGKFLIKGKRLNKLEAIFASETAADDEDDDVTEEEESDDEDEQKEEEPSKKKKKLKLAKELSDMVIYCKSVHFNGFEDAVQNLSFYEMSSFKEGIAMKLAEESANAYILHNENKLSRIYPAGSRTNSSNYNPVPLWNAGCQIVKSFLFSGSELPDDVPGHGFEPGQIPGER
- the LOC133018099 gene encoding 1-phosphatidylinositol 4,5-bisphosphate phosphodiesterase delta-1-like isoform X2, which translates into the protein MCEAVQLCFLKGFLIILPGWRFGHPLFEMKTRMEGDPDLQFLLQGGDLLKVRSSSWRKTRYYRLQEDCKTMWHESKKTFNAKQTFSLYDISAVRMGRQSEGLRKNTEEMVEGRCFSIMFKNRRKNLDLMASSEEEAKQWVSSLEKLILNLNNLSSQEKSEHWIYSCLRKADKDKDDKLSQSEMKNFLRLVNIEVDDDYAEILFQQCDKSKSGYLSGAEIQHFYDLLTHREEIDVIYEQYAKTTGFMSPENLVEFLMKEQRSKASLALAHTIIEKHEPDEHVKAKKMLSKDGFLMYMHHPEAMILNSDHSELYQDMNQPLNHYFISSSHNTYLMEDQLKGPSSTEAYVRALLKGCRCVELDCWDGSDDEPVIYHGYTLTSKILFKDTIKTIKDYAFKTSDYPVILSLENHCSLEQQKVMAHHMSSILGSALVTTPLGHGMPTDFPSPEELKGKFLIKGKRLNKLEAIFASETAADDEDDDVTEEEESDDEDEQKEEEPSKKKKKLKLAKELSDMVIYCKSVHFNGFEDAVQNLSFYEMSSFKEGIAMKLAEESANAYILHNENKLSRIYPAGSRTNSSNYNPVPLWNAGCQIVALNFQTTCPDMDLNQGRFLVNGKSGYILKPAYMRDEATGFDPNTLTRGAWLKHKTLHVMVISAQQLPKLKKKKSSIVDPLVKVEVHGVPEDVAVKETNPVENNGFNPSWNESFEFEVYMPDLALVRFVVEDHDTTSGNEFVGQYTLPFNSLKMGYRHVPLLSKNGDRLPSAGLFIHVMVVDVK
- the LOC133018099 gene encoding 1-phosphatidylinositol 4,5-bisphosphate phosphodiesterase delta-1-like isoform X1, which encodes MSCLQRQAELSSSEELMRCAKSQRAMQVNSKLLGMEGDPDLQFLLQGGDLLKVRSSSWRKTRYYRLQEDCKTMWHESKKTFNAKQTFSLYDISAVRMGRQSEGLRKNTEEMVEGRCFSIMFKNRRKNLDLMASSEEEAKQWVSSLEKLILNLNNLSSQEKSEHWIYSCLRKADKDKDDKLSQSEMKNFLRLVNIEVDDDYAEILFQQCDKSKSGYLSGAEIQHFYDLLTHREEIDVIYEQYAKTTGFMSPENLVEFLMKEQRSKASLALAHTIIEKHEPDEHVKAKKMLSKDGFLMYMHHPEAMILNSDHSELYQDMNQPLNHYFISSSHNTYLMEDQLKGPSSTEAYVRALLKGCRCVELDCWDGSDDEPVIYHGYTLTSKILFKDTIKTIKDYAFKTSDYPVILSLENHCSLEQQKVMAHHMSSILGSALVTTPLGHGMPTDFPSPEELKGKFLIKGKRLNKLEAIFASETAADDEDDDVTEEEESDDEDEQKEEEPSKKKKKLKLAKELSDMVIYCKSVHFNGFEDAVQNLSFYEMSSFKEGIAMKLAEESANAYILHNENKLSRIYPAGSRTNSSNYNPVPLWNAGCQIVALNFQTTCPDMDLNQGRFLVNGKSGYILKPAYMRDEATGFDPNTLTRGAWLKHKTLHVMVISAQQLPKLKKKKSSIVDPLVKVEVHGVPEDVAVKETNPVENNGFNPSWNESFEFEVYMPDLALVRFVVEDHDTTSGNEFVGQYTLPFNSLKMGYRHVPLLSKNGDRLPSAGLFIHVMVVDVK